AAAAAAACTGATCACCATTAACAGTCAAAAATACTAAAATCAACAtgatcaaaattttgttttaagacTACCATATCAGAAGGACAAATTTTCCTTCTTTCTGCCAAGCCTGTCACAGAAGTTACTCTCTAGGTTCAGACTGCATTTCATCCCAACTTACTAGAAACCGTTATTAGATTGTTTATTATATTGTtcaaacagaaaagaaatttcCCCCTGATATTTCTGTTTAGcggctgaatatatatatatttataacatattgATACATTCATAGAGATACAAATTCCATGGTAGAAGAGTTTATGTTATTGGCAAACATCTCAACAGCCCAGAAGATACATGAGGAGTTCCCTAACTGTGCTGTACTGCGGAGACATCCGTCCCCGCCTGCATCCAATTTTGATCCTCTAATAAAGGCAGCACAATCTAAGGTAAGATACTGTTGCTTTTTGCAGAATATACAGTCTTTTACTTCCTTCTTTGTTGAACTGACAAAGAACCTcgtgttttattgtttattctgCTGTTTGACACTTTCTAAAGTTGTATGTTTAATTATATCCTCTAATTTATATATTACTGCTGTCAGTACATCTCTTCGTGCTGAAATCTTGTTTGTCCAACTCTTCCCACAATATtaacctgatttgcttcaaactttcatagatgaaAAACCTTGATATGCAGATGACCATTTCTGTGCCtgttttaccacagttatggccctttgatagttatTCTGTATAGAATATAGGGACCATTgtctcaaacactattgaaaggatatgcttgaaattTTCACAGGTAGTGCTTTCATGTGAAGATGACAACGCTGCTGAAACCATTTCACAGaatattgatatcatttttaGGGATTCAAAATGAATGTATCAAAAGGCAAAGATTTAGCTGACAGTCTGAATGCGGCTGTAATAGAAGACGACAAATATTTCAACACCATGTTACGGATAATGACAACAAGATGTATGATGCAGGCAGTGTATTTTTGTAGTGGAATGATACCAGAATCAGAATTTCTCCATTATGGTCTAGCCAGTGAGATTTATACTCACTTCACTTCACCAATTAGAAGGTGCTTTTTTGTAATCACTTTGTTTTTGAGGTTTTTAATTCCAAAATAGCCCACATGCTTAACTGAAgtgggagagtgcagatctaagAATCATGGGGTCGTGGTTTGATCCCCTGTTGAGACAGACATTCACCATAACAATTTGTTAAAAGACTTGGGTCTGAAAATCATTTATCTTTGTCATCGGATTCATGTGAAAAGTTTGCAGTAAGTTGCAGAAAACAGGTTGGTACACCTATAGAAAACCTGAAACACTGGTAAgtttaactgcctgccattatataactgaaacactgttgaaaagtGGTCTtaagcaaacaaaacaaacattgttCAGTGTTCTGTTGCAGGTAAACAAGCTTATGAGTGGAATTGTTATAGTTTAGTGGTTATAGTAGAATAGAATGTGTTTAAATTGTAACAAGCAAATTGTACAACTGTGGAACACTTCTAGCCAAGTGACTGGAAAAATGAAATCCCGCACTAAAGGTTTTGGTCAAGAATAAGCAGCTTGCGGAACGGCAGCGTGTTCTACCCACCTAtcatgaaataatgcccagaggaggagtcttcctccactatcaaaatgttgaaagtcgccatattaccttaAATTTGCTGACGTgatgtaaaacccaacaaaaaagaaaagaatgaaagaacaaaaaacttaaccaaactcTTCACTGAACTTCAATTTTATCCCAATGCTGTTTGTTTGGGCTTCCAGTACATTGTGTATATATTTAATTCGTAGAATGCCATACATATAAAGAAGTTGATTTTTAAGAACCATctagatattttatataaattgttcaGGTTCTGTAGCAATCAGAGTatacaatttacataaacattgaaaatggcaTCTGAGGTTTACATACATAGTAAATGATAAAGAGAGGGATCTTGATATTTAGTATTATACCTAATAATAATCTGTACAGTGTATATATTTTAGAACATCAAGTTTAGGTCGCAAACTTTGAATCTCTTGTCTCTCTCTCTCAACTGGGGTTGAACCTCTACTTGGAAATTGGAATTCTTCCTTGAGAGAAGCTATTCAAAGCTGTAATAGTGCCATATGATATGACCCATATTTTGTCAGTTTGACTTAAAACTAAACAGATCTACTAAACTATTTTCCGTGTTGTGCATATTACAGATACTCGGATATACTCGTCCATCGTCTACTAGCTGTATGTATAGGTGCTGACTCGTCCTACCCAGAGCTTCTTGATAAACACAAGACACAGTCTATCTGTAATAATCTCAATTATAGACACAAGATGGCGCAATATGCTGGACGTTCATCCGTAAATCTACACACACATGTGAGACTCACCTTGATACAGATTTcctataagttttttttaaagagattTATAGATTGTGAAGTACTAGTCTACAACAAAATTTGAAAGCCACAAAGAATGGTCATTATGATTGATAAAACTTATATTATTTGGTCAAGAattgtttttgacattttatatgtGGTTGGGGACTTTGTCATCTACCTAcattaaacaaaaaaacttttcatATGGAATTGTAATACTGTGTAATTGATtaatttcttgtacaaaaaaaaatcatttcagcaAATACTGCTATAATGTAGGAACACGaatttgtttattttccaataaatggaaattatttttcttttggattGAATTTCATGgagtaaaacaacaaaaagttCGCAATTATTAGTCCCTCATGGGTCTTAACATTATATTGGAATTGTGTTTGTTTGGTTTGGATTAAATTTGATGAGTGGCTAGTCCATcatgaaaattaaatgatttgagaGTACCAATGAGTATGTAACTCTTCGAAATTATCAGTTTTCATGGGAggctaatttttgtggattttgtgtcAGTCATGAAATTACAATTTACATTAcattaagaaaaaacaaaatggcctCAGAAGTTGAAATCTGAGAATTCATATTCCCATAAAGGGTTAGAAACCACAAAATTTCTTACCAATGAAATAACATGGTTTTACAGTATGTactcaatagctttgaatgttaTGGACCTAACTGTTTTGTTTGCAGTTATTCTTCAAGAAGAGAGTCATTGATGAGGAGGGATACATACTGTTTGTTAGAAAGAATGCAGTGCAAGTTCTTATTCCAAAATATGGTCTTGAGGCAACTTTATATCTTAATACAGATGGCCGCAAGAAAGGACCAACATTTGTGTTCAATGAAGAAGTATGTTTTAATTTGGATTGTAATACACCTCAAGAGACAATATTTAGAAAATCCATGTTTTCGACAAAGGCAGTATACAGGCTCTTGCAGTTTTGGCTGACCCATTACAACACATATTTGTTTGAtgtttttatgtagaattatAATGAAGACCAGCAACTTTAACCTATTAGAAGAAAAGGGTGTAtattgttatacccccaccaaacatgtttgaggggggtatataggagtcagttttgtcacgtcccgtcccgtcgcgtcccgaaatctattatctcagttattaccaaatggatttgattcagacttaaaatatatgttctaccttatcacccacatcatgtgacacaaggtgcataactcttgacaccaagttttcatgaattatgtccccttttacttagaatttaaggttaattttgttgtattttcactatatctcagttattaccaaatggatttgattcaaacttaaaatatttgttctaccttatcacccacatcatgtgacacaaggtgcataactcttgacaccaagttttcatgaattatgtccccttttacttagaatttaaggttaattttgttgtattttcactatatctcagttattactaaatggatttgattcaaacttaaaatagatgttccacctcatcacccacatcatgtgacacaaggtgcataactctgacaccatttttttatgaattatgcccctttttacttagaatttaaggttgattttgatgtattttcactatatctcagttactactgaatggatttgattcaaacttaaaatagatgttccacctcatcacccaaatcatgtgcccacatcatgtgacacaaggtgcataactctgacaccaagttttcatgaattatgtccccttttacttagaatttaaggttaattttgttgtattttcactatatctcagttattactaaatggatttgattcaaacttaaaatagttgttccacctcatcacccagatgatgtgacataaggtgcttaactctgacataaattttttatgaattatgtccccttttactttaaatttaaggttgattttgatgtattttcactatatctcaattattacaaaatggatttgattcaaacttaaaatagatgttccacctcatcacccacatcatgtgacacaaggtgcataactctgacaccaatttttcatgaattatgcccctttttacttagaatttaaggttaattttgatgtattttcactatatctcagttactactgaatggatttgattcagacttaatttagatgttccacctcatcgcccacatcatgtgacacaaggtgcataactctgacactaatgtttcatgaattgtgtccccttttacctagaatttaaggttaattttgatgtattttcactatatctcattctgattggcttagagccaaagggaagtaaccttttttttaacttttgtacttagtttcttccccttaaattccaggaattagtctatttttagaaatcctatttttagatttttaatattttaggtatttttttattattagtcctatgtaaaaagtaaaaacatttttctgtggtaacatgggttggtaggacatttttttgtattcacttttagtgtatctctaatattagagatttaatgtatttactagtattactatactagtattatactagtattacttatatgtggaagccaaggacgaagtactccaaagtatttttaagattccttatggttgccattcttctgtgacaagaccgtatggtgggggtatgagtcactcctgtgacagttctagttttgcTTGTATTGGTCAGACTTTTGGTCATTTTGTTTACAGACAGTAACAAGAGAATGCTTTGCCCTACAGTGGTTACACTTGGGATGACTGTCTGAAGCCATTAGGTTACTCATTTCATTTTggagaccaaaggtcaaggtcacaatgacctcaGACTAAAATGGTTTTGAACAACAGTGACTTAAACAACACTGACTGGAGAATGTTTgggtcatcaaacttcatagaatggttTTGCCTGTGGTTTGTAGCTGACCCCTGTTGTTTTGAGGTTAAGTaggattaaggtcaaggtcacagtgatttaGAGACTGAAAATTGTTACAGTAACTGGAGAATGCTAGGGCCTTTCCAATTTCAAAACATGATTTTCTATGGTCAGTAGATCACCTCTATTGTTTAAGGCGTCATTAGGTGGAAGTCAAAGTATACTTGAACCTGACACTTCAACACCCAGTTAGCTCCAACAGGGCATCATTGGGGGGCAGACTTGTTTTACAATCAGCTCTTGTTTTGATCCATTTTAAAAAGGCATGTCTTTCTAATAACACATTAATTTTATTGTAGGAGAATACTCAGTGTTGTGGTCCAGTGACTCTACATGTGTTTGACCGTGTTAAGATACAGATCAGCATAGACAGGTCAAATGTTCAACATTTAAAATTACAGATCAGACTTGTGGAGCCTGTGGTAAGTCTAGCAAGTTTATTTATACTTGATGTTTTGTTTTGagtatatattaatatttcatttgaacCAGTTAGAAAATCTTGAATCAACGGCCACTTGAATATACATctaattaaattgaaattaaatagaCTGAATGTTTTCATGTTAATAGTCAGAATCAATGAATCAGTTATGTTTTTGACTTTGTcatttctgtc
The Mercenaria mercenaria strain notata unplaced genomic scaffold, MADL_Memer_1 contig_2875, whole genome shotgun sequence genome window above contains:
- the LOC128552524 gene encoding exosome complex exonuclease RRP44-like, giving the protein MVEEFMLLANISTAQKIHEEFPNCAVLRRHPSPPASNFDPLIKAAQSKGFKMNVSKGKDLADSLNAAVIEDDKYFNTMLRIMTTRCMMQAVYFCSGMIPESEFLHYGLASEIYTHFTSPIRRYSDILVHRLLAVCIGADSSYPELLDKHKTQSICNNLNYRHKMAQYAGRSSVNLHTHLFFKKRVIDEEGYILFVRKNAVQVLIPKYGLEATLYLNTDGRKKGPTFVFNEEENTQCCGPVTLHVFDRVKIQISIDRSNVQHLKLQIRLVEPVIPEFSVPPTVEEKHSEEPPAKKIKT